The following are encoded together in the Flammeovirga agarivorans genome:
- a CDS encoding M28 family metallopeptidase has translation MRIVQTFSLVFAFFLVIQKSANAQISVARTQEIIDTLASDHLKGRYAGTEGEYITTEYIKDQFEKVGLKPAGENGTYFQTITKYYKSVQVEELFLNKILISKSDYFIDTNEKLVILKKAKGVKVVDLPEDQSFLTFRDELIKSNELTLVWVKGDQHIQAMRNSKDKNTTGRYTDKLEADHTIIWVKENEKVKEKFKKMLLHYSQNVEEVKMRNVMAKIEGGAKPNEVVMISAHHDHIGILKPIQGDSIANGADDNASGVSAVIQLAEHYARRKMKYPRTILFTTFTAEEMGLVGSSYMADHMSEEELKSIVAMVNIEMIGKTSANGKRKAYITGYDKTNLGKIMAQTVLKNKMNFKFFPDPYDELHLFMRSDNAPFAAKGVPAQTVSSTDIDFDTYYHTVNDEIKTLNYQNIVDVIQGIAIGIEPVIKGRSTPTRVKQK, from the coding sequence ATGAGAATAGTACAAACTTTTAGCCTTGTTTTTGCATTTTTCTTAGTCATACAAAAATCAGCTAACGCCCAAATTTCAGTTGCAAGAACCCAAGAAATCATTGATACGTTAGCTAGTGACCATCTCAAAGGAAGATATGCTGGTACTGAAGGGGAATATATTACTACGGAATACATCAAAGATCAGTTCGAAAAAGTCGGATTGAAACCTGCAGGTGAAAACGGAACATATTTCCAAACCATCACAAAATACTATAAGTCAGTTCAGGTCGAAGAACTGTTTCTTAATAAAATCTTGATCTCAAAAAGTGATTATTTTATAGACACGAATGAAAAGTTAGTCATCCTAAAGAAAGCCAAAGGCGTTAAGGTGGTTGACTTGCCTGAAGATCAGTCATTCTTAACTTTTAGAGACGAGTTGATTAAATCTAATGAGCTTACTCTAGTTTGGGTAAAAGGCGATCAGCACATTCAGGCCATGAGAAACTCAAAAGATAAAAACACAACAGGAAGATACACAGATAAACTGGAAGCTGACCATACTATTATCTGGGTGAAAGAAAACGAAAAGGTTAAAGAGAAATTCAAGAAAATGCTTTTGCATTACTCACAAAACGTTGAAGAAGTGAAGATGCGTAATGTAATGGCTAAAATTGAAGGAGGAGCTAAACCTAATGAAGTAGTCATGATTTCTGCACATCATGATCATATCGGTATTTTAAAACCTATTCAAGGGGATTCTATTGCCAATGGAGCCGACGATAACGCCTCTGGTGTATCTGCAGTGATTCAGTTGGCTGAACATTATGCTAGAAGAAAGATGAAATACCCTAGAACCATATTGTTTACAACATTCACAGCAGAAGAAATGGGCTTGGTAGGATCATCTTACATGGCTGACCATATGTCTGAAGAAGAGCTTAAGAGTATTGTAGCAATGGTAAATATTGAAATGATTGGTAAAACATCAGCTAACGGTAAACGTAAAGCATATATCACAGGCTATGATAAAACCAATTTAGGTAAAATCATGGCTCAAACGGTACTGAAGAATAAAATGAACTTTAAGTTCTTCCCAGATCCATACGATGAGCTTCATTTATTTATGCGTTCGGATAATGCTCCGTTTGCAGCAAAAGGAGTTCCTGCTCAAACCGTTTCTTCAACAGATATAGACTTTGATACCTATTATCATACGGTAAACGATGAAATTAAAACATTAAACTACCAAAATATCGTAGATGTGATCCAAGGGATCGCTATTGGTATTGAGCCTGTTATTAAGGGAAGAAGTACACCGACTAGAGTGAAACAAAAGTAG
- a CDS encoding RNA-binding S4 domain-containing protein, with translation MRVDKYLWCVRIFKTRTIATDACKKEEVILNGSIPKPSQKISVGDIVEVKKAPIWRKFKVLQVIDKRVGASLVAENVEEITSKEELDKLKEYIDEKRFYLNK, from the coding sequence ATGAGAGTTGATAAATACTTGTGGTGTGTTCGAATTTTTAAAACTAGAACAATAGCTACAGATGCTTGTAAAAAGGAAGAAGTGATATTAAATGGAAGTATTCCCAAACCTTCTCAGAAAATAAGTGTTGGTGATATCGTTGAGGTGAAAAAAGCTCCTATTTGGCGTAAATTTAAGGTTTTACAAGTCATTGATAAAAGAGTTGGAGCCAGTTTGGTTGCGGAGAATGTAGAAGAAATTACTTCTAAGGAAGAACTCGATAAGTTGAAGGAGTATATCGATGAAAAGAGATTCTACCTCAATAAATAA
- a CDS encoding tetratricopeptide repeat protein, whose protein sequence is MKEYTTEVDVLFSKLKLATDKNKISDIENSILEIWQKTDDPFINDVIALGLEQISKERYKDAIATFSHALIFSKNHAEIYNKRAICYYMRGEFKKAIDDLKKVLSLEPRHFGALSGLCTIYRELKLDLHTLMTIEKLLRIVPNKEGLSLQAKNIRKNLRKN, encoded by the coding sequence ATGAAAGAATATACAACGGAAGTAGACGTACTGTTCTCGAAATTGAAACTTGCTACAGATAAAAATAAAATATCAGATATTGAAAACTCAATCTTAGAGATTTGGCAGAAAACCGATGATCCATTTATTAACGATGTTATCGCATTAGGTTTAGAACAAATTTCTAAAGAAAGATATAAAGACGCCATTGCTACTTTTTCTCATGCATTAATCTTTTCGAAGAATCATGCAGAAATCTATAATAAACGAGCAATCTGTTATTATATGAGAGGGGAATTTAAGAAAGCAATTGATGATCTTAAGAAAGTATTATCTCTGGAGCCTAGACACTTCGGTGCCCTATCTGGGTTATGTACGATTTATAGAGAATTAAAATTGGACCTACATACATTAATGACTATCGAGAAGTTATTGCGTATTGTTCCTAATAAGGAAGGCTTAAGCTTACAGGCGAAGAATATCAGAAAAAATTTGCGAAAGAATTAG